The DNA window TTCCCCGGCGCGGCGTCAGCCGCTGCCGCACGGGCAGATCCGCTCCCCGCAGCCTCCCCCCACCGCCACCTCGGAGCGCGGCTCAGCCGCGGGAAAACCCCTCCGCCGACACCGGCGGGCGGCCCCAGGGGCCGAGCCACCTCTCAGCCCTCACCTggcgcgggaggcggcggcggcgaggcgCGGGGCGGCGAGGAGCCGGCGGCTGTGCAGGAGCGCCATGGCGGCAGCAgagcggtggcggcggcgggcgggcgctTCTGACCACGGGCGCCGGCTGAGCGCTCCGCCCCGCGCATGCGCCGCCTGCGCTGGGCACTGCCGGCGCTGCCCCCTGGTGGCCGCTGCGGGTCAGTGcagccgcgccgcccgcccgctcgGTCCGGGGCAGTGCCGAGCTGTGCCGAGCAGTACTGGGCTGTACTGGGCTATACTGGGCTGTGCCGGGCAGTgccgggctgtgctgggctgtgatgACCtatgctgggctgtgctgggcagtgccgggctgtgccgggcagtactgggctgtgctgggcagtgctgggctgtgccgggCAGTACTGGGCTGTACTGGGCTATACTGGGCTGTGCCGGGCAGtactgggctgtgctgggcagtgccgggctgtgccgggcaGTACTGGGCTGTACTGGGCTATACTGGGCTGTGCCGGGCAGTgccgggctgtgctgggctgtgatgACCtatgctgggctgtgctgggcagtgccgAGCTGTGCCGAGCAGTACTGGGCTGTACTGGGCTATACTGGGCTGTGCCGGGCAGTgccgggctgtgctgggctgtgatgACCtatgctgggctgtgctgggcagtgccgggctgtgccgggcagtactgggctgtgctgggcagtgctgggctgtgccgggCAGTACTGGGCTGTACTGGGCTATACTGGGCTGTGCCGGGCAGtactgggctgtgctgggcagtgccgggctgtgccgggcaGTACTGGGCTGTACTGGGCTATACTGGGCTGTGCCGGGCAGTgccgggctgtgctgggctgtgatgACCtatgctgggctgtgctgggcagtgccgggctgtgccgggcagtactgggctgtgctgggcagtgctgggctgtgccgggcagtactgggctgtgctgggcagcgcTGGGATGTACTGGACTGTGCTGGTAGGTACACGGATATGCAGGACTCGACTGGGAGGTAGTGGACCATGCTAGGCTGTACTGGGCTGTCCACTGTCCTACACTATACTGGGCTGTAGTAGGCTGTACTGGGATATGGGGGACTCAGCTAGGACATAGTGGGCCATACTAGGCTGTGCTGGACCATCTTTACCAGGCTGTACTTGGCCATACTGGGACATACAGGATGATACTGCACCATAGTAGGCTGTACAGTGCTGTACAGGACTGCACTGCACCATAGGGAGCCATACAAGTCTACACAGGGGAGCTTTGGGCCACAGTGAGCTATACAGAATTGTCATACACCAGATGGGACTCTACAGGGATATACAGAGCTCTACTTGGCCATATGGAGCTGTACAGGATTGTGCAAGACTGTACTGGGCCAtgctgggctctgtggggctgtcCTTGGTTGCCCTGTGCCATTCTGGGGTGTACAGGGCCACATGGAGATGCAAAGGTCTGTACTGGGCTGTGCTTAGCCATATAGGACTGTACAACACCACACAGGTCTGTACTGGGCCATACTGAAATGTATTGAGCCACAGAGGGATGTACAGGGCTGTACTGGGCCATACTGGGCTATGTGGGGCTGTACTGGGTTGTACATGTCCAGAAGGGACTGCACTGCACCATACTGGGCCATGCAGGTCTCAACTGGGCTGCACAGGATAGTACAGGAGTGGGAAAGGTTGTACTGGGACTCCGCCAGCATCGTCACCCTGGGACTGATTTCAAAACTGGGAtttcaaaactgatttcaaCTCTTGGGATGTCCCAGAGGCTTTGGCAGGGTCTGGGAGAGGTGACTGGGAGGTACAGTGTCCCCACCCAGCCTGCCTGcactctgctccccagggattTTCAACGACCCTCATTCCATCCCAAATGCTCCATCTCTCTTCCCCACCCAGAAGCCATGTCCTCTGTGGGATCAGAGTGTGGGGATATCCCCCTCCTCCCTGTCACCCCGCAGCCCACCGTGGGATGGAGAAACAGGGGCTCCAGTCTAGCAGTACTTGAATTTATTAGTAAACTGTTCTTTGGTAAATGATAAAAACTCAAGAGACCAAAGGAATGAAAACAACACCCCcgcaaagaaaaaaaaaaaatcatataattAAACAAACCAGGCAGatggggaacaaaaaaaatgttttccccCCCAAATGGGATTTTAGCAACCTACAGCAAACCCAAGAGCTGTTGggggagctctgcagtgatgGGGGCTCCCCCTTGTGCTTGTTTTAGGGGAGGAGGAGCGTGGGCTGTGTGTATGGGGTCCTACATGGGGGGCTCATTGCAGAGCACCATCTCCAGTTCCTTGCGGTAGAGTTTGCCCCCGTCGGAGAGGTTCATGATGCTCTTCCTGTAGTTGGTGAGCTGCTGGATGTTCATCTCCTGCAAGGCATGGCGGGCAGAGGGGGTGGGCATCCCCTTTCTCCCTGGGGTGTACCCCCAGGCTCAGATTACACCCCCCCAGCTCCAGTGCAGCTTCCCATGAGGATGCGGGGTCAGCACCCGGACCAGCATCTCCTGGTCCCCATGGAGCATGGACACGGAaggatgctgctgggagaggggagaaggaaCTGGGGGGCTCTAGGGGTGGCACCCAAGCTCTGCCCCCACTTACTTTCTTATTCTTCTCATACAGGTCTTTCAAAAGTGCATCCAGCTCATTCTCATCAATGAAGCCATTTCCATCCTGGATAGTGTGGGATGGACATCAACAGCAGGAAGGACACAAGCCCTGCAATTCCCCCATGGACGTGGGCATCCCCAGACCTTCACCCAACACAACCAGAGGTAAACCCAGTTCTCCCATCCCTAACCAGAGCAGGGAATTGCCCCAACCAAACCCATATGACTTAGGGTTATTTTTGGCGTGTGGTATTTGTTTGGGGCGGTTTCTCATGAGCCAGCTCCCTACCTTGTCATAGAAGGCAAAGATGGCATTGAACTCGTCCGAGGAGAGCTTCATTCCCTGGGAAGTGACAAGGGACACCAGGGTATGAGAGGGGTTGGAGGTACAAGCAATGGGAATGggttttattgttattattagcAGTAGGGAGTAGTATTGTGTTACCTGAAACTTCAGAAGAAAGTTTTCTTGCACAGGCAAAAGTCTGAAAAACAAGAAGGGCAGGGAAGAGCGGGAAGCAGCCAGAAAAAGACACTTTCTTAAATCACAGCAATGTTTTGCTCAGAAACATAAGtaaattaaagaggaaaacagtTTTCCCTGGAAGCTGGAGCAGACTCTTCCTAAATATGAGCATTTCAGGCGtctttctttccccagctctccttTCTTGCTGCCCGTGACCTTACCGGGACATCTCGGAGAGGCCCAGCTTCCCATCACCGTTCATGTCGAACATCCGCAGCTGTTGGGATGCAAACAGTACCCTGTCACCCAtcacctctccctcccctgcatGGCACCCACCTGGGGTGCTGAGACCCCCGATGGGGGCACAGTGCCCCAGGTCCCACTCACAATGGTCTGTGTGTACTCCTGCAGCTTGGGCTCGTCGTAGGGCCGGTTCGCCTTCTTCAGCAGGTCCGACAAGAAGCCCTGGGAGGAGAGGGTTTTGCtcgctgtccccatccccagaTATTCCAGCAGGGATGTCCCACTGGCAGggacccagcccagcccagcctatGCCCACAGCCCACCTTGAGCTCGTTGGCTTCGATGTAGCCGCTGCGATCAGTGTCGTACCTGCGCCAAGCCTGTGGAGGGACTGCCATGAGCCTTTGCAGGGGGCTGTGTCCCCCACTCCCCcctgatgtgtgtgtgtgtccccataAACCCTCTCTGAGAGTGTCCCCACCACCCTAAAGGAGATGGAGCCATCTCACAGCTCCCACTGGTGTCACCTGCTCTCCCTTGGGGCTGGATGCTTTTGTTCAGCACCACACCAAGAGTTCAAGCGCCTTTATCCTCATGTCAGTGCCTTTATCCTCATGCAAGACCAGgctttaatatttaataatatttaattgcTTCCCCCAATTAAACAATAGTGCCTGCTTACCCCCCATCCATGTCACAGGGTGCTCCTCTTTCAGCCTTCCCCTCCACCCAGGGTTCAGTTTCCATGTAAAAGCTCCTTCCTCTCCAGGATGCTGCACATTCCCCTCCACCCCCAGCTATGTTTTATTCCCCATCTGCAATTTCCCTCCCACCTGTGTGGGTTCACCCCATACAAGGTTGTGGCAGTGTTGACTTTGGCACATCCCTTGGGCACTTAGGAGCAAACATGAGGGGAAGTttacaaaaaagccccaaatcctTGCATCTCACTTCACCTGGAGGCTGGGATGAAGCACACAGTTTCCCTGAGAAGTATCCAAGAGGTGCTGAGAACTGGGAAAACTCACCACACTCCTGTTCTTCCCTAAACCAGCACTGCCTCCCAGTGCCGAGTCAATGCCAAGAGTTTTGGGGAGACCAGGGGATGTTTGGGCAGTTCAAACTCCTAGTTGTTTTCCCATGGTAGAGCTGGATTGAATTCCTCGGGgattccccagcacagcctgtcccaCTCACCTCCATGAACTCTGAACTGGAGCCCACATGCTGGCggaaacacagcagaaaattctCCTCTGTGGGCAGGATCTGGGCCAGCTGTGGGGAACACAGGCATGGTGGAATGGTGGAGGGGGAAACAGCATGGGGGTGGAACACGAACAACCTGGGGTTTGTCAGGTCCAGCACCGCTCACCTCTGCCATCTCAATTTTTCCATCTGCATTTTTGTCGTATTTGTGCATGAACTCCTTCATCTTGTCACCCAAATTGTCCTTCTTTGAGTCCTGCCAACAAGAAGAGAGGAGATGGGAGCATTTTCCCCATTGcctgtgctggtgttctgctTTCCTCCCAGAGGAGCCCCAGTCCCACTCATCAGTGCCCAAAGGAGATGGGGCTGACATGAGCATGAATCTTTGGGCACAAGGGAacgggggaaggagggagcaaaCCCAGGAGATGCTCTTACCACACCCGCCCCCCTTTCTTGCACTTTCCAGCTCCTGAAAGAAATTTTCCAGCTCTTTGCCTTCAATGTAGCCATttcctggggaaggaaaaaaatgcagtgagaCTTCCACAGTGTCAGggcacaggaggagagggacagATGctcacaggggacagggagcttGTTCCCTCTGCACCAGGACATGGCTCCgaggcagctgtggcagcaaGGAAACGCCAGCCAGTGTTGATACTGAATGTTACACATACTGGTGATACCCAAATTTGCTCAGGTGACACACAGCCCTGGACTTGTCCCTTGCACTCATTTGTAGGGCACAGGGGACTTTGTTCATTTTGGTCTTTGCTGCATTTTCTCTATCTGATGCTTCAATCAGATGCCTTAAATAAAGACGCCCTATCCCGTGCCAGCACCTCCCAATCAGGAGTCTCCTCTCAATCCCCTGTGGGAGCCACAAGGGCAAATGGGGAGCAGAGGCAAGGCACTGGGTACATCTGGGTGCAGGATCAGCCCCAGAAAGGGGTGACCCCACTGCCAATCTCCAGCATGGCCAGGAGCTCCAAAAGATCCCTGTCCTGTGTACCTCGCACCTCTCACTGCTGGTATCTGTGCTAAGATGTGGTTCCTTGCCTGCCTGTGGGATGCTCCATGGCTGGATGGTTCAGCCAGGGCTCAGCCGCAGACAGCTCCCACAGCGCTGGCCCTTGGTGGCTTTGGGGGgtggctgctgtgcctggaTCACatcagggctggggacagcagtgaggACACTGGCTCCATGgtgctgtcacctccctgccagAAATCCTCCCTCCCAAGAACATCTGGACACAGCAGAGGGATGTTGCCATTTCCCCTGAAATGCCTGGCTGAGAGATAGCCAGAGCTCTTCTTTGTGAACATTTCCCCCAGGACTGCTCTGCATATCAGCCTCTGGAGGCTTGGAccgcagctccctgctctgcaccgCCTTTGGCATTATCACCTGCAGGCTCCTCCGCAGCTTCTGCTCcccactgctgcacagcagctgggaacaacCCATCCACATCCCAGCTTGAAGCACTGGGGAAGTCCCAGGGTACCTTCCTCTTTGGTGAACACATCCCAATGGATGAGCAGTATCCTTCCCAGGAGGGGATGAGGGGCTTGGGTAATATTGGAGTGCTGGTATGAGGTACTTGGCTTccccctgctcttcccagggGCTTTGCTTTTGTGGGTGCAGGAGAGCCCCAAGCAGCTTTGTATtcagttggggaaaaaaagaaaaatcaacaggAGTTTtgagctgggaaaaaagaaTAAGGCTGAAAAAAGCTGTGGCCAGTAGCTTGGCTTTctccaagcagcagcttggACAGGTCTGATCCATGTCGGCAGAGCAGTGGGATGTGGTGTCATGGAAAATCCCCTCCGGAGCGCCGCAGCCAGTCCATGTAGCTCCACCTCGGAGCCTCggggcagctgtggctggtAAAGTGAGGACATCAAAGACATCCAAGGGGACATCTCTGGGGCATGACAAGCCTTGAGGGGAAGCGGCTCAAGGCACGGAAACCACATTGAAGGGGTTTAAATGCAGGGATGAGCTTGGGCAAAGTAGTCCCATGCACGGGGGAATGAACCCCAGGCCCCTCCATTGGCACAgggaagcaggcagggctgtTGGAGCTCCTGCCTGGTGCAGCCCAGCATTGTCCTTGTCAAGGCCACCTTCTTTCCCGACGCCTGAGTCCCTCCTCTCCTGGGCACCTGCCGTGCCGCAGCTCCACAGCCTTGCCCTGCCTGGGGGCCGTGGGCCAAGCTGGATCCGAGCCTGCCGCTGTGTTTTGGAGATGACAGAGCACATCCAAGGGCGCGGTGGGACGTACTGCAGGGAGGCAGCTGGACACCACATCAGGAGCTGCCCACTCCCACTGGAGTGCCACCTTCCCAACCCCTTGGTGGGTCCTTcagtgccagctccagcagtgacAGGGACCTGTGTCTGTGTCCCCAGTGCTGTGAGGCTGTGGGGGGGGGAACCCCAAAATGCATCCAGGAGCAACCTGAGCTCCAGTTCCAGCAGCACAGTTGGGGAGGCTGCATGATGCAGTTCCCAGGAGGTTTTTGCTCCCCCAACCtccctgcaggaacaggagACTCAGTGAAGGACAGGAGCTTTCCCCTGGGCTGCTGTTCCCAGTGGGCTGAGCCTCCTTCACGGCACCGCAGCGCTGGAAGAAACTGTTTTCTCACAAAACAATGCTGGTTTTTGCATTTCCCCCCCAACCCTTTTTGGGGCTGACAGTGGTAGGAACAGGGATGTCCTGCTCAGATGTGCCTCTGTGGGAAGGTGACATCCCCATAGTGGACACGGTTTTTGCCACAGCATCCCCGGGAGAAGGTTTTGTGAGTTTGGggagcaggcaggcagagacCAAACACTCCGGACGTGGAGGGACGGTTCCTAAGCCTGCCCCAGGCGTGGGACACCGGCTGTCACCCCTGGCAAGGGGGTGGCCCTGTGGCCAATCTGGTGGCCGcgctgccccctccctccaggtaCCTAGTGTGTGGGGCACTGCCGAAGCAGGGAGACGGAGGGGACCGAGGGTGGACAGCGAGCACCCCGGCAAGAGCAAGAcccccagagcagcacccagAAGTGACCCAGCCCCGAGCGAAGCCCAGCTCTCAAGGCACTCGGGGGACGTGCCAAGGACACCTGGGATACCCCGGGCTCAGCGTCCCATGGGCTGAGGGCTCCCAGTCCAGTTGTGGGGCTCCCCGTCTTTTCCGGACGGGGAGGTCCTGGGGGACCGATCGCTTCCCCGACCCCGGAGTTTCAACCTACGAGGCTGCGCCCCGGAGAGTCTCCATCACCCCGGAGACTCTCCATCCTGGAGTCTCTGCATCCCGGGGGCTCTCCATCACCCCGGGGGCTCACCGTTACCCCCGGGATGCGGCGGTGGAGGTTCCATCCTCTCCTCCGGGGTGTCCAGGGACTCTTCACCACCCTCCCTTCAGCCCCGTGCCCCCAGGGATGCTCAGCCCGCTGCCCTCCCCGCCGGTTTTTGGAGGAGCGAAGTGTCCCGCGCGCCCCGGGACTGACCGTCCGCGTCGAAGTGCCGCCAGATGTCGAGGAACTGGGAGGCGGTGAGCTCGGCCAGGTGGAGGTGCGGGGCCTGCTGCGGCCCGGCCATCCCGCTCCCGATCCCGCTCCCGATCCCGCCGCTCCCGatcccgccgccgcccgcagccGCCTTATAtacccgccgccgccgcgccgcccgccgccacCAGagggcgccgccgccccgggacACCGGCGGGCACGGGGGGCAGCGGGAAACGGGAGACCGGGAGACCGGGAGACCCGGAGACCGGGATACCTGGACAGAGGGACACCGGGATACCAGGATACCGGGATACCTGGACAGAGGGACACCGGGATACCAGGATACCGGGATACCTGGACAGAGGGACACTGGGATACCAGGATACCGGTATACTGGGATACCAGGGTACTGGGAtaccgggacaccgggacagaaGGACACCGGGATACCGGGAtaccgggacaccgggacagaaGGACACCGGGATACCGGGACAGAGGGACAGTGGGATACTGGGACACCGGGACAGAGTGACAACGGGGCACCGGGATACcgggacagagggacactggGATACCAGGACACAGAGACACTGGGATACTGGGACACCTGGACagagggacaccgggacaccgggacatcACCATACCAGGACATTAGGACACCAGAATACCAGGACATCGGGATACCCCGGATACTGGGAtactgggagcagcactgggcacTGGAGTCAGCAGCCTGTGCCCTGACACCTGTCCCTGACTTGTCACCTAACCCTACTCTCTCACCTATGCTGCCCCATGACATCTACTCCTGTCCTGTGtcacctctccctgccctgtgccacttACCCTTGACCCACATCACCCACTCTGCTTAATGTCACCTACCCCTTTCCTGACACCTAGCCCTGCCCTGTcactctgccctgcagcctcctcctgcctgtcACTCCATTCCTTCCCCAAGTCCCTTCTTGTGCCACCGAGCCCTACCCCAGTCACCGTGTCCATGTCCTGTGCCACCACATCTGTGTCACTCCCTCATAGCAGCTTCATGGCTCATGATTTGCTGGTcctggcaggaggagcagggcagtggcagTTCCTATGTCACCACCACCAAGGGACCATGCAGTGGCCACAGCAGGGCTGTCGCTTGCATGCAGGGCTGGAGCGAGGACACAAAACTTGGatactgcagccatcttttgGAGGAAAAACCAAGGAATCCTCAGATCAAGGCT is part of the Hirundo rustica isolate bHirRus1 chromosome 11, bHirRus1.pri.v3, whole genome shotgun sequence genome and encodes:
- the CALB2 gene encoding calretinin, with protein sequence MAGPQQAPHLHLAELTASQFLDIWRHFDADGNGYIEGKELENFFQELESARKGGGCGKSISWDSKKDNLGDKMKEFMHKYDKNADGKIEMAELAQILPTEENFLLCFRQHVGSSSEFMEAWRRYDTDRSGYIEANELKGFLSDLLKKANRPYDEPKLQEYTQTILRMFDMNGDGKLGLSEMSRLLPVQENFLLKFQGMKLSSDEFNAIFAFYDKDGNGFIDENELDALLKDLYEKNKKEMNIQQLTNYRKSIMNLSDGGKLYRKELEMVLCNEPPM